A single genomic interval of Cellvibrio sp. PSBB023 harbors:
- a CDS encoding FmdB family zinc ribbon protein codes for MPVYDYKCPEHGLFYELAAMDESSQPRNCPTCSKLCARVLMVAPEFLDMKTENRAAHARNEMAVHSPILSTPDYRAEQQARREHKHGKGCGCGDKPIRKSNLLYTAEGNKMFPSMRPWMISH; via the coding sequence ATGCCTGTTTACGATTACAAATGCCCGGAACACGGTTTGTTTTATGAATTGGCGGCGATGGATGAATCCAGCCAACCGCGCAATTGTCCGACCTGCAGCAAGTTGTGCGCGCGGGTATTAATGGTAGCGCCTGAATTTTTGGATATGAAAACAGAAAACCGCGCGGCCCATGCGCGCAATGAAATGGCGGTACACAGTCCGATTTTATCGACACCGGATTATCGCGCTGAGCAGCAGGCGCGGCGCGAACATAAACACGGGAAGGGTTGTGGTTGTGGCGATAAACCGATTCGCAAATCCAATCTGCTTTACACCGCCGAAGGCAATAAAATGTTTCCTTCTATGCGCCCCTGGATGATCAGCCATTAA
- a CDS encoding cytochrome b gives MSSLSSHNRYSPLLIALHWFMFVLLAVVFVTIEIRGQFPRGSEPREFVKALHFMLGMSVLLLVVIRLAIRFSSKTPAIVPTPSLLENLLAKVVHITLYAFMIFMPIAGWVILSAEGHGVPFFGLELPPLVDKNPDLAEQVEDLHKQIGSWGYYLIALHVVAALFHHYVKRDNTLRRISPFKTE, from the coding sequence ATGAGTAGTTTATCCAGCCACAACCGTTACAGCCCCCTGTTGATTGCTTTGCACTGGTTTATGTTTGTCCTGTTGGCCGTGGTGTTTGTCACCATTGAAATTCGTGGCCAATTCCCCCGTGGCAGCGAGCCGCGCGAATTTGTGAAAGCACTGCACTTTATGTTGGGCATGTCAGTGTTGTTATTGGTTGTGATTCGCCTGGCGATCCGTTTCTCCAGCAAAACCCCGGCAATAGTGCCAACCCCTTCGCTACTGGAAAACCTGCTGGCCAAGGTGGTTCATATCACGCTTTATGCGTTCATGATTTTTATGCCTATTGCCGGTTGGGTGATCCTCAGTGCAGAAGGGCATGGTGTGCCGTTTTTTGGCTTGGAGTTGCCGCCGCTGGTGGATAAAAACCCGGACCTGGCCGAACAAGTGGAAGACCTGCACAAACAAATCGGCTCTTGGGGTTATTACCTGATTGCCCTGCATGTGGTTGCAGCCTTATTCCATCACTACGTAAAACGCGACAATACCCTGCGCCGTATCTCACCGTTTAAGACTGAGTAA
- a CDS encoding type 1 glutamine amidotransferase — protein sequence MRIHSLQHVPFEDIGSMASDFRARGYSLTSTHWYRGDAAPAVSDFDALIVMGGPMGIYDEALYPWLATEKALIKDAIAAGKILLGICLGAQLIADVLGGKVTRNPYKEIGWWPITIAPAAASHPVAQVFARSPEVFHWHGDTFALPPGATHLARSEGCSNQAFCYGDKVYGFQFHLETTPASARALIEHCAEDIDGSRYTQSTQAMLANEERFARINRAMSEVIVHIFNPEQV from the coding sequence ATGAGAATTCACAGTCTGCAACACGTGCCCTTCGAAGATATTGGCAGTATGGCAAGCGACTTTCGCGCACGTGGTTATAGCCTTACCAGCACCCATTGGTACCGGGGCGATGCGGCGCCAGCCGTGAGTGATTTTGATGCATTGATTGTGATGGGCGGCCCTATGGGCATCTATGATGAGGCACTCTACCCCTGGCTGGCGACAGAAAAAGCCCTGATCAAAGACGCCATTGCCGCTGGAAAAATCCTCTTGGGTATTTGTCTGGGTGCGCAATTGATTGCCGATGTACTGGGCGGCAAGGTCACTCGCAATCCATACAAAGAAATTGGCTGGTGGCCCATCACCATTGCCCCGGCAGCCGCTAGCCACCCTGTCGCGCAGGTGTTTGCCCGCTCGCCGGAGGTATTCCACTGGCATGGCGATACCTTTGCGCTGCCACCGGGTGCGACACATCTGGCGCGCAGCGAAGGCTGCAGCAATCAGGCATTTTGTTATGGGGATAAGGTGTATGGCTTCCAGTTTCATCTGGAGACCACACCGGCCTCGGCGCGCGCGTTAATTGAGCACTGCGCAGAGGATATAGACGGCTCGCGCTACACCCAATCGACGCAGGCGATGCTGGCAAACGAGGAGCGCTTTGCGCGAATCAATCGCGCCATGAGCGAGGTGATTGTACACATTTTTAACCCAGAGCAAGTGTAA
- a CDS encoding TetR/AcrR family transcriptional regulator, whose product MATERNAGQTRTRILEAAHEEIYENGYQGMRIEAILQKTSLAKGALYHHFPNKLALGYAVVDEILMGHFHSVWNDFITRFPNPLTAMQQLFLSKADSYRDEHCFKGCPLNNLNQEMAAIDAGFHARLEMVMESIYQTIVHALEQGQQQGDVRADINPTRIAMFIMASYQGIMGAAKCMQAPELLSDLFSTLNDYIDTLRTPDQPH is encoded by the coding sequence ATGGCCACTGAACGCAATGCCGGACAAACGCGCACCCGGATTCTGGAAGCCGCGCACGAAGAGATTTATGAAAACGGTTATCAAGGGATGCGCATTGAGGCCATTCTGCAAAAGACCAGTCTCGCCAAAGGTGCGCTCTACCATCACTTCCCGAACAAACTCGCGTTGGGTTATGCCGTGGTGGATGAGATTTTAATGGGACATTTCCACAGCGTCTGGAATGATTTTATTACCCGCTTCCCCAACCCACTCACCGCCATGCAGCAATTGTTTTTATCCAAGGCAGATAGCTATAGGGATGAGCACTGTTTTAAAGGCTGCCCACTGAATAATTTAAACCAGGAAATGGCGGCAATCGACGCAGGATTTCACGCACGTCTGGAAATGGTGATGGAGTCGATTTATCAAACGATTGTGCACGCACTGGAACAAGGTCAACAGCAAGGAGATGTGCGCGCCGATATTAATCCAACGCGCATTGCGATGTTTATTATGGCCAGCTACCAAGGCATTATGGGCGCAGCCAAATGTATGCAAGCGCCAGAATTATTGAGTGATTTATTTAGCACGTTGAACGATTATATCGACACCTTGCGCACACCCGATCAGCCTCATTAA